The sequence CGCAGTGCGCGCTTACGCCCAGGCCGCCGAGGACCTGGGCTACTCGCACATCGTTGCCTACGACCATGTTCTTGGCGCCAACCCGGACCGCCCGGGCGGGTGGAGCGGTCCGTACACTCACCAGTCCTCCTTCCTTGAGCCGTTCACGCTGTTCAGCTACCTGGCCGGCGCGACGACCCGCATCGGATTCGCGCCCGGC comes from Anaerolineales bacterium and encodes:
- a CDS encoding LLM class flavin-dependent oxidoreductase, with the protein product MQIGVVFPQTEFPPDPGAVRAYAQAAEDLGYSHIVAYDHVLGANPDRPGGWSGPYTHQSSFLEPFTLFSYLAGATTRIGFAPG